Proteins found in one Gemmatimonadaceae bacterium genomic segment:
- a CDS encoding energy transducer TonB has product MDLRHAALHVRILVALTSVCGASHAIDAQRATEGGAVRLQVRSVSGVPVVGAQMRVAPADPLLESDERGLFAVTRVPVEGAWLRVRRIGYRPDSVRVAAALGKTLDTVLTMERIAVDLAPVTVVGRRDVQGPMAGFYHRRSTGSGRFFTHAEIERRAPHNMTDLLRDIPGMRINSRLQTNTVRMRGSRCSPLVWLDGQGLFATDIDLDALDPQSFDGVEVYGTASVPVEFQGNQRASSSCGTILLWTRRGEPRKANTPKRKNGEVSPAAQIARLLDELRVYTAADVDSAARIDSLVLVHPEYPDSLYEAQAPGRLLAEFIVGVNGNVIIETFSAVTTTHRDLVDPVREALRSQRFKPAMRQGRPVQQVMQLPFDFVPDSTVRRQKR; this is encoded by the coding sequence ATGGATCTGCGTCACGCCGCCCTGCACGTTCGCATCCTCGTCGCATTGACCAGTGTGTGCGGCGCGAGCCATGCCATCGATGCACAGCGCGCAACGGAAGGCGGCGCCGTACGGCTTCAGGTGCGGTCCGTCAGCGGCGTGCCGGTAGTAGGCGCCCAAATGCGCGTGGCACCTGCGGACCCGCTGCTCGAGTCGGATGAACGTGGTCTGTTTGCCGTCACGCGTGTCCCCGTGGAAGGGGCGTGGTTGCGCGTGCGGCGCATCGGATACCGCCCGGATTCGGTGCGTGTTGCAGCGGCCTTGGGGAAGACCCTGGATACCGTATTGACCATGGAACGCATCGCCGTCGACCTGGCGCCCGTCACCGTGGTTGGGCGGCGGGATGTGCAGGGACCCATGGCGGGGTTCTACCATCGCCGGAGCACGGGGAGTGGCCGCTTCTTCACCCACGCCGAGATCGAACGACGCGCACCGCACAACATGACCGACTTGTTGCGCGACATTCCCGGTATGCGAATCAACTCGCGGTTGCAAACCAATACTGTGCGCATGCGGGGCAGCCGATGCTCGCCGCTGGTGTGGCTTGACGGTCAGGGTCTCTTCGCCACCGACATCGATCTCGACGCGCTCGACCCGCAGTCGTTTGACGGCGTCGAGGTCTACGGCACCGCCAGCGTGCCCGTGGAGTTCCAGGGGAATCAGCGGGCCAGCAGTTCGTGCGGAACGATCTTGCTTTGGACTCGACGCGGCGAGCCGCGAAAAGCCAACACGCCGAAACGGAAGAACGGCGAAGTCTCCCCAGCGGCGCAGATTGCCAGGCTGCTGGACGAGCTTCGGGTGTACACGGCAGCGGACGTCGACAGCGCCGCGCGCATCGACTCGCTCGTCCTCGTGCATCCGGAATATCCGGATTCGCTCTACGAGGCACAGGCGCCGGGACGACTACTGGCCGAGTTCATCGTCGGTGTGAACGGCAACGTGATCATCGAGACGTTCAGCGCGGTGACGACAACGCACCGGGATCTGGTCGATCCGGTGCGCGAGGCGCTGCGCAGCCAGCGTTTCAAGCCGGCGATGCGGCAAGGTCGACCGGTGCAGCAGGTGATGCAACTGCCGTTTGACTTTGTCCCCGATTCGACGGTCCGACGACAGAAACGCTAG
- a CDS encoding PEP-CTERM sorting domain-containing protein yields the protein MNVMRQKVRLLTAAAAFVISSASTAQAQLITSFGALNPPVTTITDFGLHNTSVSSGHSATIGGSSNVLMNYTGGSGLYFDYCGWGLGDNGSTCGNSLGINQAGLLRFSFNNGPVSGVGIMLNYAPPYGNTFIRARDSFNNILAEYEMSASAPISGNAYAFRGIQFNTANIASFELEGTGGVSPIMESLSFTASPSTTVPEPGSVALVAAGLLGLGGFARRRKGQTA from the coding sequence ATGAACGTCATGCGCCAAAAGGTTCGTCTGCTGACGGCCGCCGCCGCATTCGTTATCTCCAGTGCCTCGACTGCTCAGGCACAGCTGATCACCTCGTTTGGCGCCCTGAACCCGCCGGTCACCACCATCACCGACTTCGGGCTGCATAACACCAGTGTGAGCAGCGGGCACAGTGCGACCATTGGCGGGTCGAGCAATGTCCTGATGAATTACACCGGCGGCTCCGGGCTGTACTTCGACTATTGCGGCTGGGGATTGGGCGACAACGGATCGACGTGCGGCAATTCTCTCGGTATCAATCAGGCCGGTCTGCTGCGCTTCTCGTTCAACAACGGTCCGGTGAGCGGCGTCGGCATCATGCTGAACTACGCGCCGCCGTACGGTAACACGTTCATCCGCGCCCGCGATTCGTTCAACAACATTCTGGCGGAATACGAGATGTCGGCCAGCGCCCCGATCTCGGGCAACGCCTACGCCTTCCGCGGTATCCAGTTCAACACCGCCAACATTGCCAGCTTCGAACTTGAAGGCACTGGCGGTGTGTCGCCGATCATGGAGAGCCTGTCGTTCACCGCGTCACCCTCCACGACCGTGCCGGAGCCGGGTTCGGTGGCCCTCGTTGCCGCTGGACTGCTGGGACTTGGCGGGTTTGCCCGTCGGCGCAAAGGCCAGACGGCCTGA